One genomic region from Magallana gigas chromosome 3, xbMagGiga1.1, whole genome shotgun sequence encodes:
- the LOC136273403 gene encoding uncharacterized protein, whose protein sequence is MCNCSLDMYCEPARGCLCNITSGNCSDQEKESTKALTTVVSPTASLSVKMTDEGEEKIEAVAVPLSISAIAFLVFGTVCIRIRYSQILKRRTDSTVRNHRSETDESNPNDDIYDHLNLRVHHSNHSIYHMGSMAVTGDTASGSNVPLQQAQSEESIQNTYHDCGFQRYEEEISESLVDEHHRETVNDKTTDQQAVIYSTPCKRITKKPLSCSSQHGQQKSCDETMNFEYTNSTIDTVVLEPKLQTNNILPNWTQD, encoded by the exons ATGTGTAACTGTTCACTAGACATGTATTGTGAGCCTGCAAGAGGATGTTTGTGTAACATAACAAGTGGTAACTGTTCAGATCAAG AAAAGGAATCTACAAAGGCATTGACAACAGTTGTTAGTCCGACAGCTAGTCTATCTGTTAAAA TGACTGATGAAGGTGAAGAAAAAATAGAAGCTGTAGCCGTTCCTTTATCGATTTCTGCCATAGCCTTTCTGGTTTTTGGCACAGTCTGCATCAG aataCGATATTCACAAATCTTGAAAAGAAGAACAG ATTCCACAGTCAGAAACCACCGTTCCGAAACAGATGAGTCCAATCCAAACGACGACATTTACGACCATTTAAACCTTAGAGTTCACCATTCCAACCATTCTATCTATCACATGGGCAGTATGGCGGTGACCGGGGATACAGCGTCTGGTAGTAACGTCCCCCTACAGCAGGCGCAAAGTGAGGAAAGTATCCAAAACACATATCACGACTGTGGCTTTCAGAGATATGAAGAGGAAATTAGTGAAAGTTTAGTGGACGAACACCACAGGGAAACTGTTAACGATAAAACAACAGATCAACAAGCAGTTATATATTCAACACCATGCAAACGTATAACAAAGAAACCGCTATCTTGTTCTTCTCAACATGGGCAACAAAAGAGTTGTGATGAAACTATGAATTTCGAATATACAAACTCGACTATTGATACTGTCGTGCTCGAGCCAAAACTACAAACAAATAATATCCTTCCAAATTGGACACAAGATTAA